A genome region from Chlorobaculum tepidum TLS includes the following:
- a CDS encoding polysaccharide biosynthesis C-terminal domain-containing protein encodes MKRDVTIAREGSIAMAGFAFGQLFRFGYNFAAARLLGAEALGTYALVVAVMQVGEVVAVGGFDAGLLRFVSQREGEKRKSIIASAMKRSVLASMLAGVLVLLFSGDVAGLLHGGWLMQLALCSAALALPLSVMTIMAGVTMQAHHNLLPKVLATQVIQPVLLVLTMVAARYALGVSAALALPFLLAPLAALVWILPGFRQVTGIGLSDVCRAYGNRELWQFSLPLLAVALFSILSHWIDVVMLGFLTDVRTVGLYQSAARTAGLLRSVLLAFSGIAAPIIAGYHGRQENTGIRETYETVNRWIVMLVMVPFLLLVLFPDEVLSVFGKGFGAGSTALVLLAVTSLLYASFGLGNTVLAMSGGERLSMMNQAGALLLQTLLHWLLIPRFGLNGAAFSTLAVMALLTIVRMAELRSQLGIPALSGKLWKPLAAGIAVGAIMLAIRYGASSLPPLMLLAVAGVAGGFVYILLIRALRLEREEMEVILNFMPFLKRQRTNAAP; translated from the coding sequence GTGAAACGGGACGTGACCATCGCCAGGGAGGGAAGTATCGCGATGGCAGGATTTGCGTTCGGCCAGCTCTTCCGCTTTGGCTACAACTTCGCGGCGGCAAGGTTACTTGGCGCGGAGGCTCTCGGCACCTACGCGCTCGTGGTCGCCGTGATGCAGGTGGGCGAAGTGGTGGCTGTAGGTGGATTTGATGCGGGCTTGCTGCGCTTTGTCAGCCAGCGGGAGGGCGAAAAGCGCAAGAGCATCATCGCGTCGGCTATGAAGCGTTCGGTGCTTGCGTCGATGCTTGCCGGTGTGCTGGTGCTGCTCTTTTCGGGGGATGTTGCCGGGCTGTTGCACGGAGGCTGGCTTATGCAGCTGGCGCTGTGCAGCGCGGCGCTGGCCTTGCCGTTGTCAGTGATGACGATCATGGCAGGGGTTACCATGCAGGCGCATCACAACCTTTTACCCAAGGTGCTGGCCACGCAGGTGATTCAACCGGTGCTGCTGGTGCTCACGATGGTTGCCGCCCGTTACGCTTTGGGCGTCAGCGCGGCGCTGGCCTTGCCGTTTCTACTTGCGCCGCTGGCGGCACTCGTCTGGATTCTGCCGGGTTTCAGGCAAGTGACTGGTATCGGCCTGAGCGACGTGTGCCGCGCCTACGGCAACCGGGAGCTGTGGCAGTTCTCCCTGCCGCTGCTTGCCGTGGCACTTTTCTCGATCCTGTCGCACTGGATCGACGTGGTGATGCTCGGTTTTCTGACCGATGTGCGTACGGTTGGCCTCTACCAGTCCGCCGCACGCACGGCCGGGCTATTGCGTTCTGTACTGCTTGCATTTTCCGGGATCGCTGCCCCCATAATCGCCGGATACCATGGGCGGCAGGAAAATACAGGCATTCGGGAGACCTACGAGACAGTAAACCGCTGGATTGTGATGCTCGTCATGGTGCCGTTCCTGCTGCTCGTGCTTTTTCCTGACGAGGTGCTCTCCGTGTTTGGCAAGGGCTTCGGTGCGGGATCGACAGCGCTGGTGCTTCTGGCTGTCACGTCGCTTCTGTATGCCTCGTTTGGTCTCGGCAACACGGTGCTTGCCATGAGCGGCGGGGAGCGGCTGAGCATGATGAATCAGGCCGGGGCGCTGCTGCTTCAGACTCTTCTGCACTGGCTCCTGATCCCTCGATTTGGATTGAACGGGGCGGCCTTCTCGACGCTCGCCGTCATGGCGTTGCTGACCATCGTGCGGATGGCTGAATTGCGCTCTCAGCTGGGCATTCCGGCACTTTCGGGCAAACTCTGGAAGCCGCTCGCGGCGGGTATCGCCGTAGGGGCAATCATGCTTGCAATCAGGTACGGGGCCTCGTCGCTACCGCCGCTCATGCTGCTTGCCGTGGCAGGTGTAGCGGGAGGTTTCGTGTATATACTGCTGATCCGGGCGCTCCGGTTGGAACGGGAGGAGATGGAAGTTATTTTAAATTTTATGCCTTTTCTGAAACGTCAAAGAACGAACGCCGCGCCGTGA
- a CDS encoding methyltransferase domain-containing protein: MDVIARAGRGMTRGQEFRTVVDGAWSADPAHRMRWEMSLAFVAASEAISLPVQAGLDIGDRTPMTAMLEAHFGCRFDTTSVDLDTEPLNVATRYPVVTAFEVIEHLYNPLHLLLQIRAALDPAPSSRLFLSTPARKPGFLQSPDHFHEMPRRSLEALLSRSGFEVVRCAEFGIRSPLFCLRGVRPLLRCIFEKIRIYELAARR; this comes from the coding sequence GTGGACGTCATCGCAAGAGCGGGAAGAGGCATGACGCGCGGCCAGGAGTTTCGGACGGTCGTTGATGGCGCTTGGAGCGCTGACCCGGCCCACCGGATGCGGTGGGAGATGAGTTTGGCATTCGTCGCGGCGTCTGAAGCAATCTCGCTTCCGGTGCAGGCGGGACTCGACATTGGCGACCGCACGCCCATGACCGCCATGCTCGAAGCGCACTTCGGCTGCCGTTTCGACACGACCTCGGTCGATCTCGACACCGAGCCACTCAACGTGGCTACTCGCTATCCGGTGGTGACGGCGTTCGAGGTGATCGAGCACCTCTACAACCCGCTCCATCTTCTGCTCCAGATTCGCGCCGCGCTCGATCCCGCCCCGTCGTCGCGCCTGTTTCTCTCGACTCCGGCGAGGAAGCCGGGCTTTCTGCAAAGTCCCGACCACTTCCACGAAATGCCTCGCCGCTCACTCGAAGCGCTTCTGTCTCGCTCTGGCTTTGAGGTAGTGCGCTGCGCGGAGTTTGGCATCCGTTCGCCTCTTTTCTGCCTGCGCGGCGTCCGTCCCCTCCTGCGGTGCATTTTCGAAAAAATCAGGATTTACGAGCTTGCGGCACGGCGCTGA
- a CDS encoding glycosyltransferase, translated as MRHGAEHIDLIWFSEIQWDFLSTRKQRLLNRFPEQWRILFVEPFAVGRRSHWLPAKRGRVTVVTVPFLKNIPSGEPQLFDNALIRWLVALAGRMIAAFWCQALGFSSSERLIGLSNIYWGGVAASMPCRVRFYDANDDHLGFTSGQPWLRESMHRFVEKADLIFYVSNPLLDKLSPRPEQRCVELGNGVEFDHFAVPRPETPEQLCSLPGPILGYAGAMDWIDADLVASVARAWPEYSVVLVGPAYAHDWADRHVELLSLPNVHWVGKVGYDELPAWVQRFDLALMPLERSPLKRASNPNKLYEYAAAGVPILAIDYCDAVRKASGVAHVASTPEEFVRLVTQALADGRKAARQAFARAHSWEALAETMVHELRNAMQRRLS; from the coding sequence TTGCGGCACGGCGCTGAGCACATCGATCTCATCTGGTTCTCCGAAATCCAGTGGGACTTTCTCTCTACCCGGAAGCAGCGCCTGCTCAATCGCTTTCCGGAACAGTGGCGCATCCTCTTCGTCGAGCCGTTCGCCGTTGGCCGCCGGAGCCACTGGCTGCCCGCGAAGCGCGGGCGCGTGACGGTGGTGACCGTGCCGTTCCTCAAAAACATTCCGTCGGGTGAGCCGCAGCTTTTCGACAACGCGCTTATCCGCTGGCTTGTCGCGCTTGCAGGCCGGATGATCGCCGCATTCTGGTGCCAGGCGCTCGGCTTTTCGTCCTCTGAGCGGCTCATCGGGCTGAGCAACATCTACTGGGGCGGGGTGGCCGCCTCGATGCCGTGCCGGGTGCGTTTTTACGATGCCAACGACGATCACCTCGGTTTCACGTCCGGCCAGCCGTGGCTGCGCGAATCCATGCATCGCTTTGTCGAAAAGGCCGACCTGATTTTTTACGTGAGCAATCCGTTGCTCGACAAGCTCAGTCCACGACCGGAGCAGCGCTGCGTCGAACTCGGCAACGGCGTCGAGTTCGACCACTTCGCTGTGCCGCGTCCCGAAACGCCGGAACAGCTTTGCTCGCTACCGGGTCCGATACTCGGCTACGCTGGCGCGATGGACTGGATCGATGCCGATCTCGTCGCCTCGGTCGCCCGCGCTTGGCCGGAGTACAGCGTCGTTCTCGTTGGCCCGGCATATGCGCATGACTGGGCGGATAGGCACGTTGAGTTGTTGTCCCTGCCGAATGTTCACTGGGTCGGCAAGGTTGGCTACGACGAGCTTCCGGCGTGGGTGCAGCGCTTCGATCTGGCGCTGATGCCGCTCGAACGGAGTCCACTGAAGCGAGCTTCCAATCCGAACAAGCTCTACGAATACGCGGCGGCGGGAGTGCCGATTCTTGCCATCGACTATTGCGATGCTGTCCGCAAGGCGAGCGGCGTAGCGCATGTGGCCTCGACGCCCGAGGAGTTCGTGCGGCTCGTGACGCAGGCGCTGGCCGACGGGCGAAAAGCGGCGCGGCAGGCATTCGCCAGAGCGCACAGCTGGGAGGCGCTTGCCGAAACGATGGTGCACGAGTTGCGTAATGCCATGCAACGGAGGCTCTCGTGA
- a CDS encoding glycosyltransferase family 2 protein — translation MNGGKTAVIVLGWNGAADTLACLASLAKVRQPAFTVILADNGSTDGTVGLVRQAFPEVEILELGRNLGFAAGNNAAFRSLRGRGFDRVVFLNNDTVVDPGFLQPLLDELQKPWVGIAAPKILYMDDPGRIWYAGGVLESATGLIEHTGIRQPDGPRFDTPEPVWYATGCCLAMRCRVFEEVGGFDERFRMYGEDVDLSMKVRERGLIVMYQPASRIWHRVSASSGGEMNLGKQLRKSGAAMMLFAKHGMIGGLVLYPLLLPFRALLGLLRFQFFRWTSSQEREEA, via the coding sequence ATGAATGGCGGAAAAACTGCGGTCATTGTGCTGGGCTGGAACGGTGCAGCCGATACCCTCGCCTGCCTGGCCTCACTCGCGAAGGTGCGGCAGCCAGCGTTTACGGTCATTCTGGCGGACAACGGTTCTACCGATGGCACGGTGGGCCTCGTTCGCCAGGCGTTTCCGGAGGTCGAGATTCTCGAGCTTGGGCGCAACCTCGGCTTCGCAGCCGGCAACAACGCGGCATTCCGTTCTCTGCGCGGGCGCGGCTTTGACCGCGTGGTGTTCCTGAACAACGACACCGTCGTCGATCCCGGTTTTCTCCAGCCTCTGCTCGACGAACTGCAAAAGCCGTGGGTAGGCATTGCCGCGCCGAAAATTCTCTACATGGACGATCCGGGGCGCATCTGGTACGCGGGCGGCGTGCTCGAATCAGCGACCGGGCTGATTGAGCACACCGGTATTCGCCAGCCTGACGGGCCGCGCTTCGATACGCCGGAGCCGGTCTGGTACGCCACCGGTTGCTGCCTGGCAATGAGGTGCCGCGTGTTCGAGGAGGTCGGTGGTTTTGACGAGCGGTTCCGGATGTACGGCGAGGATGTCGATCTCTCGATGAAGGTGCGCGAGCGCGGCCTCATCGTCATGTACCAGCCCGCGTCGCGTATCTGGCATCGCGTTTCGGCTTCCTCCGGCGGCGAGATGAACCTCGGCAAGCAGCTCCGTAAAAGCGGTGCGGCGATGATGCTGTTCGCCAAGCACGGCATGATCGGCGGCCTTGTGCTCTATCCGCTGCTTCTGCCCTTCCGCGCGCTGCTCGGTCTGCTGCGCTTCCAGTTTTTCAGGTGGACGTCATCGCAAGAGCGGGAAGAGGCATGA